The genomic window ATGACGACGCCACCCGGATTCCACAGCAACGGACTGTATCTCGAACTCGCCACCCGGCGGATGCGCGGCGCGTTGATCGGCGGACGCAATCCGTGGCGCGGCTGGGGCTGGGCGCGGGTCGTGCCCGCGTGGCTGCTCGCGGCGCTGTTGGTCCTGGCCTCGGGCTGGACGGTGGTGACCGAGGGAACGCGGCTCGCGGTGCCGCTGACGCTGGTCCTCGGCGGCGCGGCGGTGCTCGTGGCGGCGCTGCTGTTCACGAACGGCAAGCCGCGGCTCGTCGCGGTGGGCGTCGCCGTCGGTCTGTTGCTGGCGGGACCGCTGCTGTTCGTGGCCGACGCGAGCGCGGACACGCTGGAGGTCTACGGGCGGACGCTGCTGTTCGTGCTCGCCGGGTTCGGCCTGATGGCGGTGGCGCTGTGCACCGCGTGGTGGAGTCGCGGCGTGCGGTGGCTGTGGCTGCCGCTGGTGCTGCCGTTCGGCGTCGCGGCCTTCGTCTCGGGCCTGGCGTTCCGGGTGATGTTCGAGGCGGCGGTGCCCGAGGGCGATGTCGCGACGTTCCAGTCCGGATACCGGTGGATGCCGCTGATGGCGTTCTGGTGGACCTGGTTCGGGTTCCTCACGGGGATGTTCTCGGCGGGCCTTCGGGCGATCGAGTCCGATCCGGTCCGCTGGGGCTACCTCAACGCGCCGACCGGGCCCTTCCGGTTCGCGTTCGTGGCGTGGCGCGGGGTGCGGCTGGTGCACCCGGTGGTGCTGATCGCCGGGATCGCCGCCGTCGTCGCGGCAGCCAGGGTCTTCGACGTCATCCTCATCGGCATCCCCGCCGCCTACCAGTACGGCAGCGACAGCGCGACGGTGCGGTGGTGGCGGTTGGCCACCACCGACAGCGCCGCGGCCGAGGTCGCGATCTACTCGGTGCCGCTGGCGGTGCTGGTGGGGGCCTGCGCGTTCGCGCTGGGCAAAACCGGTGGGGCGCGGGAACTTCGGTTGCCGCTGCGCCCGCGTTCGCACGAACCGCAGGCGGTGCGCCGCGCCGGTCGGCTCGCCACCGGCTTCGCGGTGGTCATGGGCGTGGTCTCCCTCGCGCCGCTGCTGATGCTGGCGTGGGTCTCGATGCGGCGGCCGGACGGGCTGGGCTGGCCCGCGCTCGGCCGGGTCTGGGAGGCTGGCCTGCCGTCGACGCTGGGGGTGACCGCCCTGGTGGCGACCGTCGCCACCGTGCTGGCGGTCTCGGCCGCGCTGCCGGTGGCGCGGTGGCTGTCGGCGACGCCGTCGGA from Nocardia bhagyanarayanae includes these protein-coding regions:
- a CDS encoding carbohydrate ABC transporter permease, encoding MTTPPGFHSNGLYLELATRRMRGALIGGRNPWRGWGWARVVPAWLLAALLVLASGWTVVTEGTRLAVPLTLVLGGAAVLVAALLFTNGKPRLVAVGVAVGLLLAGPLLFVADASADTLEVYGRTLLFVLAGFGLMAVALCTAWWSRGVRWLWLPLVLPFGVAAFVSGLAFRVMFEAAVPEGDVATFQSGYRWMPLMAFWWTWFGFLTGMFSAGLRAIESDPVRWGYLNAPTGPFRFAFVAWRGVRLVHPVVLIAGIAAVVAAARVFDVILIGIPAAYQYGSDSATVRWWRLATTDSAAAEVAIYSVPLAVLVGACAFALGKTGGARELRLPLRPRSHEPQAVRRAGRLATGFAVVMGVVSLAPLLMLAWVSMRRPDGLGWPALGRVWEAGLPSTLGVTALVATVATVLAVSAALPVARWLSATPSDTWSVRLAMAALVVLAVLPAQMYLGPIDEVSEALGLAGTQYPLMLVHGAAGLPVSVLILRGAMRAAEENPSSAALHGLARPGAVARRLWDGAGRAVITAAVLEFILVWNDFFVSLMISGAGASPWSLLLWGEARQYEENLPQLAAGALVFAIVPVVLLLATWRRFLVPGLTGGVLR